DNA sequence from the Pedobacter sp. W3I1 genome:
TTTTTATTGAACATTAAAGACCTTGGTACGATTCTCTTCGATGTTAAATGTAGGGCTAAAATGAATTGTGCCAATAACAAGGAAACTTTTTTTGCTTTGTTTATTTCTGAGATTAACGCCTTACTCGAATTACAAAAATCTGTGCAAATGCAGGTTTGGATCGCATTTATAGAAAGAGATGAAAATGAAAACCTTAAAGATTGCTTCCACTTTATATCCATATCTAAGCTTTATAAGTTTCTCGAAGAGATTCAAAAAGACAATTCTTTCCAACAAATAAAGGTTTTGAGAATCCCCAATCAATTTTTAAAAAAAATAGGTAAAAAAATATCTTTCAGCGCCGGGCATGTTGATTTTTCTCCGAAGATAATCCAAAAATCTATTCAAATACATTTAGAACTGATTGAAAATTTAAAAAATCAAATCATAATGTTTATACGAAACAATAAATGCTACAAGTCTAATATTGGTCGTGAAATTATCAAAAACACTATGAAAACCTACTACAGTAAAGAGGTAGACGCATGTACGAATATTCTTATTAATGACAAGATTATTTTACATTCAAAATATAAGTATTTAAGCCTGTTTTAACATTTTATTTTTGCTAAGAAGAAGTTCTGGTTTAGGCCTGTACTTCCATCTCCTATGGCTCCAAAGCCAATATTCGGGTTGTGCCTTAATTATTTCTTCCAAAAAACGGGTATGCAGTTCGGTTATTTCGAACTCAGCAGTTTCAGCAGGATTTAAGCAGAGTGGCACACAATCTACCTCGTAAAAACCACGTTTCAGCACATTGACTTTGAAATAAAATATAGGCTGATTAGTACGTTTCGCAATTTTTTCAATTCCTAACTGTACAGAACTGGCTTGATTCATAAAACTTGTCCAATAATGCGATTCGTCTTTCGAAGGCGCCTGGTCATTTCCAAAACTAAATATGCTCGGTTTATCTTTACTCGCCTGCAAAGCCCGCATCGTTTGCCGCATGGCAATTAATTTATTACCAAATTTACTTCGTACTTTTTTAAACCAATGATCAAATGTAGGGTTTGTTAAGGGTTTGTAAATGGGATAATGATCTGCAGAAAAGTTAAGCCCTATACCCAAAGTACCCCACTCCCAGTTACCATAATGTGCTGAACAGATCAATACACTCTGGCCATGATCTAAATATTCCTGAACCTGTTCTTTGTTTTTAAATACAAAACGCCTTTCGATCTCCTGTTTTGAGATACTGCTCATTTTAACAATTTCGAAAACGAGCGAGCCCAGATAACGGTAAAACCGCTTTTCGATAATTGCAATCTCGTGTAATGTTCTATCAGGAAGTGCATTTAATAAATTTGCCCTAACGACTTTGCGGCGATAACCGAAAACAAAATATAGCAGGAGATAAGTTCCATCGGCCAGTATGTATAAAACAGGTAATGGGAGCAAAGATAATACGCCTAAAAAAAATATTCCCAAATGGGAAATCCCCTTTTTAATCATACCAGAATTTTAATTGCTAATTTAAAAAAGCAGCTTAAAAAATTATGCCACGAAAATGTTAGATTTCACATTTAAACAAATGGATTAGGTTAAGCCATCACATCCATTATATTGTAATCTTTTTCCATGATTTCAACCTTTGGTTCGGGTTTGTATTTCCATCTGCGATGGCTCCATAACCAGTAAGCAGGTGCTTCTTTAATCATATCCTCTAAAAAATGGGTATGCATTTTGGTAATTTCGAACTCGGCAGTTTCGGCGGGGTTTAAACAAATTGGCACACAATCTACTTCGTAATATCCTCTTTTCAAATAATTGATTTTAAGATAAAAAACCGGACGGTTGGTTTTCTTTGCGATTTTCTCCAATCCTAACTGAATAGAAGATTCCTGATTTAAAAAGGTCGTCCAGTAATTCGATTCGTCTTTTGAAGGCGCCTGGTCGCTACCAAAGGTAAACATGCTTGGCTTATTCTTATTGGATTGGATAGCCCTTAAAGTTTGGCGCATTGATACCATGTGGTTACCAAATTTGCTTCTCATGGTCAGAAACCAGTTATCGAAAGCTTCGCTGCTTAAAGGTTTATAAATTGGAAAATGTTCGCCTGAAAAGTTTAAACCAATAGCCATACACACCCATTCATAATTGCCATAATGTGACGAGCAGAAAAGTACACTTTCGTTATTTTTGAGATAAGCTTCTACGAGATCGGTATTTTTAAATTTTACCCTTTTGTTTAATTCCTTTTTAGAAATGCTTTTCATTTTGATCACTTCAATAAAAAGTGAAGACAAAAATTTATAAAAACGCTTTTCTATGGCCTTAATTTCAGAAGTATTTTTTTCGGGAAATGCATTAACAAGATTTTCTTTAACCACTTTCCTGCGGTAGCCAAAAACATAAAATATTAACACATAAAAAGCATCCGCCAATCTGTATAAAATAAATAGCGGCAACAGCGAGAGCGTATTTAATAAAAATATACCCGTTTTGGATAACCCTTTATTAATCATAATATGGGATGATAAGTTTGCTTGCAAAGCACAAAATTAAACCTGAACGCAAAATTAATTGCCACACGATTGTTAGTTTTTTATTCCCATAGGTTTTATGAAAAATTACTGACAAAAAAATGCACCTTTGATTAACAATTTAGCTGACCAACAACAGCTTACCTGAAGTTATTCTCTCCTTGCCATTAAAGTTGCTAACTCAGCAGAATTAGACGATTAATCCAACCTATGATCACAGCACTCGGTTCTAAACCTTATTGCAGCGGTATCCCCCGATCCTTCATCGGGGATTTAGCGGAAAGAAGGACTAACATTAAAAAATGCACTGATATTGCTTTCCTAATTATTTTAATGACCACTTAAGAAATCTAAATAAATATAAATATTGAGTAAATCATTGCTTTAAGAGTTGACAATTCAGGGCCTATTTACGATTAATTTGTCAACTCTAATAAAACCATTTAAACGCAAAAAAGCCCCGATTTATATCGAGGCTTTAATAATCTGTATTTTAAGTCCCCTTTAGAGGATTTAGGGGTCTAAGCGAATTGCTTTCCTTTAACTTTACGCTCTTGTTCTGTTAAGAAGATTTTACGTAAACGCATGCTTTGCGGTGTAACCTCGATATACTCATCAGCCTGGATATACTCCATAGCCTCTTCTAAAGAGAATTTAATTGCAGGAGCAATACGAGCGTTATCATCAGTACCAGATGCACGCATGTTTGTTAATGCTTTACCTTTAACAATATTCACTACTAAATCATTATCACGGATGTGCTCTCCCATAATCTGACCTTCGTAAACATCAACACCCGGATCTACAAAGAAACGACCTCTATCTTGCAATTTATCAATTGAATAAGCTGTAGTTTGACCTTTATCCATTGAAACCAATACACCGTTTGAACGACCAGGGATTGTACCTTTCCAAGGCTCGTAAGCTTTGAAACGGTGTGCCATAATCGCCTCACCTGCTGTAGCAGTTAAAACATTGTTACGTAAACCGATAATACCACGTGATGGGATTTCGAATTCCAAGTGCTGTAAATCGCCTTTTGGCTCCATAATCAACAACTCACCTTTACGTTGAGTTACCAATTCGATTACTTTACCCGAAACTTCTCCCGGAACATCAACAATTAACGTTTCAATTGGCTCACATTTTTTACCATCAATTTCTTTAACGATAACCTGTGGCTGACCAACCTGAATTTCATAACCTTCACGACGCATCGTTTCGATTAATACCGATAAATGGAGAATACCACGACCGTAAACCAACCACGAATCTGGAGATGGGGTTTCTATAACCTTTAAAGCCAAATTTTTCTCCATCTCTTTGTATAAACGTTCTTTAATACGTTGAGAAGTTACTAATTTACCTTCTTTACCAAAAAATGGAGAGTTGTTAATGGTAAACAACATGTTCATTGTTGGCTCATCAATGCTGATAACCGGCAATTGTTCTGGTGCATCAAAATCAGAGATTGTATCACCAATATCAAAACCATCAATACCTACAACAGCACAAATATCACCCGAACTTACTTCTGTGGTACGGATTTTTCCTAAACCTTCGAAAGTATAAAGTTCTTTTACTCTTGATTTTACGATTTTACCATCGCGTTTAATTAAAGTAACCGGTTGGTTTTCTTTAATGGTACCACGGTGAACACGACCGATTGCGATACGACCTACGAAAGATGAATAATCTAACGAAGTGATCTGCATCTGTAGTGTACCATCGTTAATTGGTGCAGGTGGAATGTTAGCCACAACCGCATCTAATAAAGCGAAAATATCAGTAGTTGGTACTTTCCAGTCGGTACTCATCCATCCTTGTTTAGATGAACCGTAAATTACCGGGAAATCCAATTGCTCTTCTGTTGCTTCAAGGTTAAAGAACAATTCGAAAATCTGTTCATAAACCTCTTCCGGGCGACAGTTTTCCTTATCCACTTTATTTACCACCACAATCGGTTTTAAACCAAGGGCTAAAGCTTTTTGCGTTACGAAACGCGTTTGAGGCATTGCACCTTCAAAAGCATCGCAAAGTAAAAGCACACCATCTGCCATTTTCAAAACACGCTCTACCTCACCGCCGAAATCCGCGTGACCAGGAGTGTCAATAATATTAATTTTTACGTCTTTGTATTGAACCGATACGTTTTTAGATACAATCGTGATACCACGCTCGCGCTCTAAATCGTTGTTATCCAATATCAAATCTCCTGTTTGTTCGTTGTCACGAAAAATAGAACAAGAATGTAAAATCTTATCAACCAAAGTAGTTTTGCCGTGGTCAACGTGTGCTATAATAGCTATATTTCTAATCTTTTGCATAAAATGCGCCTCAAATTTGGCGCAAAGATAGTGTTTTGAAATGGATTTTCTACTATATCTCTCACTATTTAATATGATGATAATGTTGTAATTATCTCATTTTTAAAAGGAAAGTGAGCACAACATTTTTCTCCTTATTACACTCCGGCTTTTCCGGTTTGACTGATTTAACATTTTAGCAAACTGAGCGAACGAATAGGTAACATTATCGATTTCTTGAATGATTATAGGAGAATAATTTGCTTTAAAAAGCTGATATCGTTATAAAATGCTATAACATATTGAACAGATTTTAACCAGATGTTCCGTATAAAAGCATAATTTTTATATTAGCAGCGGAAATGAAATGTAATTGCCTTTACCGCCTATTAAAATCAACAGATGAAAATTGAATCACATACCCTAAATAATACCAATATTGCCGAAATTATTTCGGAAGAAATCATTATTAATAACGCAGACGATGGATTAGATTTATTAGGAAACTTATACTACCAGAGTTTTGATAAAATCATTATCCATGAGCGCAATATAACGCCTGATTTCTTTGACCTTAAAAATGGAATAGCAGGAGAAATTCTCCAAAAGTTTTCAAATTACCGGGTAAGCCTGGCTATTATTGGCGATTTTAGTCCATATCAAAGCCAAAGTATTAAAGATTTTATTTACGAAAGCAATAAGGGCAAACACATCAATTTTTTGGGTTCGACGGCTGAAGCCCTAACAAGGCTAGCGGGTTGATATATTAATGTTTAACCAATCTTCGTAAGAAACTACGTCTAGCCCGGGCCTTCCCTCTCCCTCTAAAATGGCAATAAATTCTAATACATGCCCGTCGGGGTCGTTAAAATAAATGGCCATGGCAGGCATCCAGGCGAAAACCATTGGCTCGTGGTTTCCATTGTTAAGAAAATTATATGGCTTTAAGTTTTTAGATTCGAGAAAGCTAACTGATTTGTTCAGTACATCTTCTACGTCGCAACGGAAGGCAAAATGTCTGATATCAATTTCAGCTTTTGGTTTTTCCCAGATCCCCAGCATGGCTTCTTTTGGCTTCCCTATCCAGAAAAATGCAATTTTACGTTCTTCTTCATAATGGCATTGTGTTAAGCCCAAGGTATTGCTATAAAAATCGATCGATCTTGCTAAATCTTCGACATAAATATGTGTTTCAAAGAGTCCCTTTATCATAGCGTGAAAGTAAACATAAGTTTAAGCTACGAAAAATCATGTTTTTCGATGTCGTCATCAATAAAATCGATATCTGGGGCCAAATGGGTTACCAAAATAATCAATGTTGTATTAAGGATAAAATAATCCAACCGGAATGAACAAAAGGTTTTTAAAATATACAGGCAGGTGCTGTATTGCTTTTATTGCACTGATTGGAATTTACTTTTTAACCGCTTTTGGTTGTTCGCGTATCACCATAAACGCCAATCCATCAAATGCTAAAGAAGTTACCATATACATTATGACTAACGGCGTACACACCGATATCATTATTCCTGCTGTTAACGCACAAATGGACTGGACAAAACAAATCAGTTATCAAAATACGCTGGAAGCCGATAGCACTTATCAATACCTGGCGATGGGTTGGGGCGACAAGAAATTCTACCTGGAAACACCAGAATTTTCAGACCTTAAACTCAGCAATGGGCTAAGAGCCATTTCAGGCTTAAGCACATCTGCTATGCATACTACCTATTACAAAAACATACAGGAAGATGCGAGTTGTAAGAAAATCATAATCAGCAAAACGCAATACCAACAGCTGATTGATTACATTTTAAATAGCTTCAAAAAAGATGAAGCAGGACATTTGATGAATGTAAAATCGAATGTACATTACGATATTGGCGATGCCTTTTATGAAGCAAAAGGGAGTTACAGCATTTTTAAAACCTGCAATACCTGGGCGAATGCAGCACTAAAAGCATGCGGGCAAAGAAGCTGTTTGTGGACGATTTTCGATACCGGGATCTTTCTAAAATATAGCGATAGAAATACCGTGAAATAACTATACAGATATTTTACACCTTTAAGCAATTCCGCGTACAAATTTACTCATCGTATTAACCGGACATCACAAAGCGTTAATTTTATTCTTAAACGAAGTATTAACCTTAACGCTATGCTTTTTAACTCTTTTAGCTTTGCTGCTTTTTTACCCATAGTTTTTATCCTGTATTGGGTTTTGGGAAAAGAACGTCTAAGAGCTCAAAATATATTATTGCTGGGTGCCAGCTATTTCTTTTACGCCTGCTGGGATTGGCGGTTTATGTTCCTGCTCATTTTTTCCACCTTACTGGATTATTTCACAGGTTTAAAAATGATGGAAAGCAAAAATAACAGGTCCAAAAAATTTTGGTTCTGGCTGAGTATCTCCATTAATCTGGGGTTTTTAGGAATTTTTAAATACTACAATTTCTTTGCCGGTTCTTTTGCTGATGCCATTGCGAATTTTGGTCTTCAGGTAAATCCATGGACATTAAAAGTCATTTTACCTGTTGGCATATCGTTTTACACTTTTCATGGTTTGTCGTATGTAATCGATATTTATAAGAACCGGATACCGGCAGAGAAAAATTTTATCGATTATTCTTTATTTGTAAGTTTCTTTCCGCTCCTGGTTGCCGGGCCTATAGAACGGGCCACACACCTGCTTCCTCAGATCAAAAAAGAGAGATCTTTTGACTACAGCAAGGCGATTGATGGTTTACGACAGATTTTATGGGGTTTGTTTAAAAAAATCGTTATTGCTGATCAATGTGCCAATTATGCCAATATCATTTTTAATCATTCTGGAGAATATTCAGGAAGTACTTTATTGCTTGGAGCCATCCTTTTTGCCTTTCAGATTTATGGCGATTTCTCGGGCTATTCTGATATCGCCTTAGGTACAGCACGTTTATTTGGGATAGAATTATTAAGAAACTTTGCATTCCCTTATTTCTCCAGAGATATTGCCGAGTTCTGGCGCAGGTGGCATATCTCGCTATCTACCTGGTTTAGGGATTACCTTTACATTCCCTTGGGTGGAAGCAAAGGCGGAACCTGGGTAAAAGTACGGAACACGTTTATCATCTTTTTAGTAAGCGGTTTCTGGCATGGCGCCAACTGGACCTTCATCATCTGGGGACTACTGAATGCACTCTTTATTATGCCATCCATTGTTTTCAATACCAACCGATCGAACCTCGATACCGTTGCACAAGGAAAAACATTTCCATCCCTAAAAGAATTTGCCACAATCACCCTAACATTTGGTTTAACGGTTTTCGCCTGGATATTCTTCAGGGCAAATTCGGTACAGCATGCTTTCAACATCATATCAACTATTGGTTCCGAATCTTTTTTCACCATTCCAGCAATACTACCGGTTAAACTATTTCTGTTACTAGCTTTATTTATTTTGATAGAATGGAATGGCAGAATGGAACAATACGCCATCGCCAGGTTTGCATTATCGTGGCCAAAACCAATTAGGTG
Encoded proteins:
- a CDS encoding lysophospholipid acyltransferase family protein, which codes for MINKGLSKTGIFLLNTLSLLPLFILYRLADAFYVLIFYVFGYRRKVVKENLVNAFPEKNTSEIKAIEKRFYKFLSSLFIEVIKMKSISKKELNKRVKFKNTDLVEAYLKNNESVLFCSSHYGNYEWVCMAIGLNFSGEHFPIYKPLSSEAFDNWFLTMRSKFGNHMVSMRQTLRAIQSNKNKPSMFTFGSDQAPSKDESNYWTTFLNQESSIQLGLEKIAKKTNRPVFYLKINYLKRGYYEVDCVPICLNPAETAEFEITKMHTHFLEDMIKEAPAYWLWSHRRWKYKPEPKVEIMEKDYNIMDVMA
- a CDS encoding MBOAT family protein, which codes for MLFNSFSFAAFLPIVFILYWVLGKERLRAQNILLLGASYFFYACWDWRFMFLLIFSTLLDYFTGLKMMESKNNRSKKFWFWLSISINLGFLGIFKYYNFFAGSFADAIANFGLQVNPWTLKVILPVGISFYTFHGLSYVIDIYKNRIPAEKNFIDYSLFVSFFPLLVAGPIERATHLLPQIKKERSFDYSKAIDGLRQILWGLFKKIVIADQCANYANIIFNHSGEYSGSTLLLGAILFAFQIYGDFSGYSDIALGTARLFGIELLRNFAFPYFSRDIAEFWRRWHISLSTWFRDYLYIPLGGSKGGTWVKVRNTFIIFLVSGFWHGANWTFIIWGLLNALFIMPSIVFNTNRSNLDTVAQGKTFPSLKEFATITLTFGLTVFAWIFFRANSVQHAFNIISTIGSESFFTIPAILPVKLFLLLALFILIEWNGRMEQYAIARFALSWPKPIRWGIYYGLVLVIFFFAGAEQQFIYFQF
- the typA gene encoding translational GTPase TypA — protein: MQKIRNIAIIAHVDHGKTTLVDKILHSCSIFRDNEQTGDLILDNNDLERERGITIVSKNVSVQYKDVKINIIDTPGHADFGGEVERVLKMADGVLLLCDAFEGAMPQTRFVTQKALALGLKPIVVVNKVDKENCRPEEVYEQIFELFFNLEATEEQLDFPVIYGSSKQGWMSTDWKVPTTDIFALLDAVVANIPPAPINDGTLQMQITSLDYSSFVGRIAIGRVHRGTIKENQPVTLIKRDGKIVKSRVKELYTFEGLGKIRTTEVSSGDICAVVGIDGFDIGDTISDFDAPEQLPVISIDEPTMNMLFTINNSPFFGKEGKLVTSQRIKERLYKEMEKNLALKVIETPSPDSWLVYGRGILHLSVLIETMRREGYEIQVGQPQVIVKEIDGKKCEPIETLIVDVPGEVSGKVIELVTQRKGELLIMEPKGDLQHLEFEIPSRGIIGLRNNVLTATAGEAIMAHRFKAYEPWKGTIPGRSNGVLVSMDKGQTTAYSIDKLQDRGRFFVDPGVDVYEGQIMGEHIRDNDLVVNIVKGKALTNMRASGTDDNARIAPAIKFSLEEAMEYIQADEYIEVTPQSMRLRKIFLTEQERKVKGKQFA
- a CDS encoding TIGR02117 family protein, whose translation is MNKRFLKYTGRCCIAFIALIGIYFLTAFGCSRITINANPSNAKEVTIYIMTNGVHTDIIIPAVNAQMDWTKQISYQNTLEADSTYQYLAMGWGDKKFYLETPEFSDLKLSNGLRAISGLSTSAMHTTYYKNIQEDASCKKIIISKTQYQQLIDYILNSFKKDEAGHLMNVKSNVHYDIGDAFYEAKGSYSIFKTCNTWANAALKACGQRSCLWTIFDTGIFLKYSDRNTVK
- a CDS encoding VOC family protein, with translation MIKGLFETHIYVEDLARSIDFYSNTLGLTQCHYEEERKIAFFWIGKPKEAMLGIWEKPKAEIDIRHFAFRCDVEDVLNKSVSFLESKNLKPYNFLNNGNHEPMVFAWMPAMAIYFNDPDGHVLEFIAILEGEGRPGLDVVSYEDWLNINISTR
- a CDS encoding DUF4180 domain-containing protein, producing the protein MKIESHTLNNTNIAEIISEEIIINNADDGLDLLGNLYYQSFDKIIIHERNITPDFFDLKNGIAGEILQKFSNYRVSLAIIGDFSPYQSQSIKDFIYESNKGKHINFLGSTAEALTRLAG
- a CDS encoding lysophospholipid acyltransferase family protein, translated to MIKKGISHLGIFFLGVLSLLPLPVLYILADGTYLLLYFVFGYRRKVVRANLLNALPDRTLHEIAIIEKRFYRYLGSLVFEIVKMSSISKQEIERRFVFKNKEQVQEYLDHGQSVLICSAHYGNWEWGTLGIGLNFSADHYPIYKPLTNPTFDHWFKKVRSKFGNKLIAMRQTMRALQASKDKPSIFSFGNDQAPSKDESHYWTSFMNQASSVQLGIEKIAKRTNQPIFYFKVNVLKRGFYEVDCVPLCLNPAETAEFEITELHTRFLEEIIKAQPEYWLWSHRRWKYRPKPELLLSKNKMLKQA